Proteins encoded in a region of the Anopheles aquasalis chromosome 2, idAnoAquaMG_Q_19, whole genome shotgun sequence genome:
- the LOC126571753 gene encoding inward rectifier potassium channel 4-like: protein MSPRTLTNEALRADEGYLFSMESRVVKKIGERNVRGTNLPQRSIRFVKDLVTTLVEERWRYLLLVFVGSYVGSWTLFAGLWYILSYAHGDLMFDPTTGARLGDGGQPCVDGVTSFVEFLLFSMETQISTGYGAKVPTEECPESFGLLTIQLIVGLLIDGAILGVVYAKMVRPPQKISEIKFSKRAVVCMRDGQLCLVFRICDRKWQHAIETKVTAVLLQPYRTKEGETIEKQETYLKLENEGRLVLLWPVTVCHVIDRNSPLYDVSAKDLMAQKSLEIVVTITGGTMTTGQINQARTSYVPSEICWGHRFRDIVEYDSRKDCFVAVNERMHDLEEIETPLCSARHLDLLRAKVHLADTATSDTDQRTENAPVNIVQ, encoded by the exons ATGAGTCCGAGAACTCTGACCAACGAGGCATTGCGGGCAGACGAAGGATATCTCTTTTCGATGGAATCACGTGTGGTGAAGAAAATCGGTGAGCGCAACGTGCGAGGTACCAACCTGCCGCAACGTTCGATCCGTTTCGTGAAGGATCTCGTGACCACCTTG GTTGAAGAACGATGGCGTTacctgttgctggtgtttgtCGGTAGTTACGTTGGCAGTTGGACGCTGTTTGCCGGACTTTGGTACATTTTGTCGTACGCGCACGGCGATTTAATGTTTGACCCGACCACTGGGGCACGACTGGGCGATGGCGGACAACCGTGCGTGGATGGTGTTACCTCATTTGTTGAGTTTCTGCTGTTCAGCATGGAAACGCAAATCTCTACCGGCTACGGAGCAAAGGTACCCACCGAGGAATGCCCGGAATCGTTTGGACTGCTTACCATTCAGCTGATTGTGGGCCTGCTCATTGACGGTGCCATATTGGGTGTCGTCTATGCGAAGATGGTCCGCCCACCGCAGAAGATCTCGGAGATTAAATTCAGCAAACGAGCCGTCGTTTGCATGCGCGATGGACAGTTGTGCTTAGTGTTTCGCATCTGCGACCGCAAGTGGCAACATGCTATTGAAACGAAAGTTACTGCTGTTCTGTTGCAACCGTACCGCACAAAAGAGGGCGAGACGATCGAGAAGCAGGAAACGTACCTGAAGCTGGAGAACGAGGGAAGACTGGTGTTGCTATGGCCCGTAACTGTGTGCCACGTGATCGATCGCAACAGTCCGCTTTATGATGTATCGGCGAAGGATCTAATGGCACAAAAAAGTCTAGAAATTGTAGTCACCATCACTGGGGGTACGATGACAACGGGGCAGATCAATCAGGCCCGCACATCATACGTTCCGTCTGAGATTTGCTGGGGTCACCGATTCCGAGATATCGTCGAATACGATTCGCGCAAGGATTGCTTTGTGGCGGTTAACGAGCGAATGCACGATCTCGAGGAAATTGAAACGCCTCTCTGCAGCGCTCGTCATCTAGATTTGCTTAGGGCAAAGGTTCATCTCGCCGACACAGCCACTTCAGATACAGATCAAAGAACGGAAAACGCGCCCGTTAACATTGTTcaataa